The following are encoded in a window of Oncorhynchus mykiss isolate Arlee chromosome Y, USDA_OmykA_1.1, whole genome shotgun sequence genomic DNA:
- the LOC110509615 gene encoding vacuolar protein sorting-associated protein 37B, whose product MGEMAELTDKFSSFTMTQLNELLEDDEKLNDIVKEMDEMREVQQVKELTLGSNISLAEQNLQLQPRLDLQKNQLTSRYRHLQELYDNYQLRKSTLDPGTENSSLDILLALLQAEGAKIEEETENMADSFLDGELPLDCFIDDYQQRRHLAHLRRVKIDKLRELALKGLTRPPQIPSQPSRPQDLPSTNGAPSPQSTRAASSPSPQHSGLPYPVAPYPPMPFPSCPYMPQPYLQTSQQHPPPRTGFIMQ is encoded by the exons ATGGGTGAAATGGCAGAACTCACTGATAAATTTAGCTCATTCACAATGACTCAATTAAACGAGTTGCTTGAAGACGATGAAAAACTAAATGATATTGTCAAAGAAATGGACGAG ATGCGTGAGGTGCAGCAGGTGAAGGAGCTGACCCTAGGCAGTAACATCAGCCTGGCTGAACAGAACCTCCAGCTGCAGCCTAGACTGGACCTGCAGAAGAACCAGCTCACCTCACGCTACCGCCACCTACAGGAGCTCTACGACAACTACCAGCTACGCAAGTCCACACTCG accctgGTACAGAGAACAGTTCTCTGGACATTCTGCTGGCTCTGCTGCAAGCGGAGGGAGCCAAGATAGAGGAAGAGACTGAG AACATGGCAGACTCGTTCCTGGATGGAGAGCTGCCTCTCGACTGCTTTATCGACGACTACCAGCAGAGGCGCCATCTCGCTCACCTGCGCCGCGTCAAGATTGACAAACTCCGAGAGCTGGCGCTGAAGGGTCTCACTCGGCCCCCCCAGATTCCTTCCCAGCCCAGCCGACCCCAGGACCTCCCCTCTACCAATGGGGCCCCCTCCCCCCAATCCACACGAgctgcctcttctccctcccctcagcACAGCGGCCTACCCTATCCAGTCGCCCCCTATCCCCCAATGCCTTTCCCCAGCTGCCCTTACATGCCCCAGCCCTACCTTCAAACCTCCCAGCAACACCCGCCCCCCAGGACTGGCTTCATCATGCAGTGA